The following nucleotide sequence is from Paenibacillus odorifer.
GTCGCTGTTATAGATATGGATTGGCATCTCGTCGATATTGATCCGCAGTACGGCAGTGGTTGGACGGGTTATACCTGGAACCGGGAACTGTTTCCGGAGCCTCAAAGATTTTTGGCATGGCTGCATGAAAAAGGACTTCGAGTAACGCTCAACGTACATCCAGCAGACGGTGTACGAGCGTTTGAAGATCCTTATCTAGCCATTGCTGCGGAGATGGGTATGGACCCGGAAAAGGGTGATGCTGTAGAATTTGATATTACGGATCCGAATTTTTTGCGAGCATACTTTAAGTTTCTGCATCATCCGCTAGAGAATGAAGGTGTGGACTTCTGGTGGATTGATTGGCAGCAGGGTGGAGTGACTAAAGTACCGGGACTAGATCCGCTTTGGATGCTGAACCATTATCACTATCTGGATAGCGGCCGGCGAGGCAACCGGCAGATTACTTTTTCCCGTTATGCAGGTCTTGGCAGCCATCGTTATCCTGTGGGCTTCTCTGGAGATACCATTGTCACTTGGGAGTCGCTGGATTTCCAGCCTTACTTCACAGCCAACGCCGCTAACGTGGGATATGGTTGGTGGAGCCATGATATCGGGGGCCATATGAATGGTTATTTAGATGATGAGTTAGCAATGCGCTGGGTGCAATTCGGTGTGTTTTCGCCTATTCTGCGGTTACATAGTTCTGCTAGTGCCTTTAACAGCAAGGAGCCATGGCGATTCAATAAGATTGCGGAAGATGTGATGAAGGATTGCCTGCGTTTGCGGCATAGTTTACTTCCCTATCTGTACACGATGAATCGCTATGCCAGCCGCGATAGTCTTCCGCTAATCCGACCGATGTATTATCATCATGCGTTGTCGAATGAAGCCTATGAAGTGCCCAATGAATATTATTTCGGAACGGAACTTATTGCCTGTCCGATTACACAGCCGGTCAACCCAAAGGTAGGCGTTGCCGAATTTAAGGCTTGGTTACCTGAAGGGATTTGGATAGATTTTTTTAACGGAAGAGTGTACGACGGTGGCAGAAAGCTTTCTCTTTATCGCAATCTTGAGAATATCCCTGTATTAGCTAAAGCGGGTGCTATCGTGCCTATGGCAGATCTGACGCAATATACCTCTTCAGTGGATAATCCGGGGCATATGGAGGTCCGTGTATTTGCGGGAGGAAGGGGTCATTTTCATCTCTGGGAGGATGAGGGCGATACTGCGGAGGATCAGGATGATCAATGGTGTGATACAGAAATGATCCTGGAAATGGGGGATAGAGCCAGCTTCAAGATTCTCTCTGCTAAGGGAAATACAAAGGTTGTGCCTGAGCGGCGATCATGGAAGTTGTCCTTTGTCGGTTTTGCTGATACGAAGGTACAGGTATTCGCTGGCGGCACAGAAATCGAAGCAAACATGGACTATGATGAGGCTACACATACGCTTACGATCATGATTTCGGATCAAGCGGTAGAGCATTCATTGGAAGTAACGTTCACAAATGCCCGGATTGCGGTGAATTCGGTAGATGATGAGGTGTTCAGCCTTCTGAACCGTGCGCAAATTCTTTTCCAATTGAAAGAGCAAATTTACCATGTAGTCAAAGCAGCAGTAACGCCGATGGCGGCCCTGGCTTCTCTTGCCTCGTTGGATCTTGAACATACACTGTATGGAGCGTTATGTGAAATACTGTCGGCAAGACTTTAAGCACTATTTCATTTAATTTAATAAAAAAGGAGGTTCTCTCTGTGCGCTGGCAACAAGAGAACCTCTTTTTTATTAGGAATGAACCGCTTCTACTTAATTAGCAGCGTTTGAATGGCATGAGCCGGAATCATGTTCTCAGCCAGTTCGTCATGGAAGCGCAGGGTGAATGGAAGCTCTTGCTCTGTGCGGTTCATAACGATAACAGCAATAGTGCCATCAGGGTTGCGGAAAGCTGTTGTTTCAAGCTTATCTGTATATTTGGAGAAACCAATGCGTTTAGCACCCGGACGAATATATTTACTGAAGTGCCCGATGTAATAGAATGAGCTCTCAAAAGTAATTTCATCGTTTTTGGTATCTCCGATAATTGGAGCGTCGCAGTAATTTCCTACATGATTAGGTCCACCTTGCTCATCCAAGACAATGTTCCAGTCTGTCCAGCTCGACATCCAGTTGTTCAGATTGCCGATGATATCATGTCCGTAACGTTCACCGGTGTTCCATGAGCCGAGATGAACGCCACCTTCTTGGCAGCCTTCGCTGAAGAACAGCTTTTTATCAGGGAAACGATCATGTACAGCAGAGAGGGCTTCGAAGTGATCACCGGAATACCAGTGAAAGCAGATTCCCCATATGTATTTGGACGCTGCTTGATCTTCAAAAGCAACCTTAGCACGGTCATACACCCGTTCTTTATTATGATCCCAGATCATAACCTTTACATGGCCCAAGCCCGCTTGTTCCAGAGCAGGTCCCAAGTAGTCACGCACAAAATCCTTTTCTTCTTCGGCGGTATACAGGCAGGAATCCCATCTTTGTACAGCTTTGGCTTCATTCTGAACACTGACAGCCCAGATATCAATCCCTTCTGCAGTGTACGCCTCAATATATTTAACGAACATGTTAGCCCAAGCCTTACGATATTCAGGCTTAAGAGCTCCGCCTCCGTTCATTTGCCCGTTAGTCTTCATGAACGCTGGAGGACTCCATGGGGAAGAGAACAGACGGAAATCTTCACCTACTGCTGCGGCAGCATTTTTTATGAGGGGGATAACCGACTCGTGATCTCTGGAAATATCGAACGAACGTAGCTCCGCATCGCCTTCCTCTACATAAGCATAGTTGCCCAGTGAGAAGTCGCAGCTTTGGATATGTGAGCGGCAAAGGGTATATCCAATGCCGTGCTCAGGATGAAAATAAGCGTCGATGATTTCTTTTTGTTTAGCTGCACTAAGCTTAGCGATAGTAACGGCAGAGGACTCCGTAAGAGCTCCACCAAAGCCTTCAATTTCTTGATACTCCAGATCATCATAGATATTGATTAGCTCTGATTCGACTCCTGACGTATCGGGAAGGAAAATCAGAGGGTCCTTTTCTGTTAAACGATCCGTGGTTTCTTTAGCGGTTTGAATGACGCGAATAGTTTTACTCATAATGCTTGATAACCTCCTACATATGAATTCTGTCTTTATTATAGAAGGAGATTCACTGCACTTTGAAGAAACTATATGGCTAAGAACCTCAACAATCTGGTCATCGACTATTATAGAATGAGGAGCATATGCGATGGAAACAAACAGCGTTCAAATTAGTCTGTGTGGATTTATCCGCCATACTCAGCCTTTTCGGCAACTATATCGCAGTGGGTTGGATACCTATATCATCAGGCTGCAAGCAGAAGGGGAATGTGAAGTCCTCATCGATGGAGAAATGACTGCCGTAGTGCCGGGGGATCTATTGTTATTTAAGCCCTACGATATATATGATCTGAGAATCGGTGAAAAGAAAAGTCCTTTGGGACATAGTGTGGACTATTTTGTAATGTGTACAGGGGAATGGGTGGACCACTGGTGGAACCTGCGTGAGCGACCCAAAAAGGTTAGAATTGCGGATGATGGTAAGCTGCAAAGTATATGGCAACAGCTTGATCTGGAGAATAGAAGACTAGACGGGGGTAGCCCTGAAATACTTGAAGCACTATTTAAAGCTTTATGTTTGTTGTTAGATCGGGCTATGGAAGAGGCACCTGCATCATCTTCGGCTTCGCTTCTACACGGACTTAAAATGAAGAGTTATGTGGAGGAGCATGCTACTTCAGAGATCAGACTAAAGGACGTAGCTGCTCATGCTGGAATTAGTGTGACAAGGGCCGTACATTTATTCAAGATCCAATTCGGTTATTCTATTATGCAATATGCGGGGCAAATCCGGCTTGCGATGGCACTGAGATTAATGGACAATACCAATTACACCTTAGAGCGTATAGCAGAGGAGACGGGGTTTGGAAGTTACACCTATTTTCACAGGGTGTTTCGGGAGCGTTATGGTGTCTCGCCAGGTATCTATCGAAAGAGAGAGTAGAAGGTTTATCGGTAAAAAGAAGCTGCCCCATAAATCACAGAGTAGGACTCAGGGGCAACTCCTCGATTAGACGTTAATTATAGTAAGGCCAGCCAGCAGAATCCCATTCGAGATCACTGATTAACAATTTGGGTGCGCCATTCTCAGCGACACTGTAAGCATGGCGGACGATAACGTTGGTTCCGTATATATCCTGTCCACCAGGACCCGCCCAAAAACTGTTGCCGCTATCGATGACCGTAGCACCGCCATTTTTCATATCGGTACCGTCCTTCGCATAGAAAGGCCCCAGTACGCTGGTTGAGCGTCCCACTGCAATTTTATAGGTGCTGTTTACGCCTGAGCAGCATTGGCCAATGGATACGAATAGATAATAATATCCGGTATTTGGATTGTAAACCATACTGGAGCCTTCAATCCCCCCGGATTTAGTGGCAATGCGATACGAGTTGCCCGTTGGCTTCATGGTTGTTTTGTTGATGGAGGTAATGTAAATCCCGTTGCTCCAGGAACCGAAGGTCATCCATAGGTTTCCGTTAGCATCTGCCGTAATGTTAGGATCAATGGCGTTATAATTGGAGGCGTCATTAGACGAGATAACGACACCTTGGTCCGTCCATTTTCCCCCGGAGATCGATTTAGTAGTTACTAAACCAATAGCAGACACTCTTGAGCCGAATGTAGAGATAGAATAATAGAGGTAATAGGTACCGTTATAGTAGAAAATTTCTGGGGCCCATACATCTAGCCCTTCTTGATTGGGAACGTAAGAGCTCCACCAGGAGGGTTTCGAGGTATAAATCGGGAGGGAGCGAATATAGTTAGTTCCATCGTTTGAGAACATCACTTGGAGACCTGATCCCGTGCTGAATACCCAATGTGTGTTCCCCTCTTTGATATATGAAGGGTCGTGTACGTTGGTATCTCCAGTCAGATTCCAGGTTGCTGCATAAGCTTGCGATCCTCCTGAGAAAACAGTTGTAAAAAGCATTAAAAAAGACAACAATAACAACCGATAACCTTGCCTACCTTTTTTCGCCATATTCCTTCTCCTTTTAGTTTAGATTTCCCTAAAGTGTTTCATTATTTTGCAATTGATAACGCTTACATAATATCTTGTATTATTTCTCTAGTCAATGATTCTTTTGGATCAATAAAAAAGCAAATCTCAGCCATTGGAGACTTGCTTTTTTATATTTTTATAATAAATCTGTGATCGCTTGTTCAAATAATCTGACACTATTTTCCCAAGTCCATTTGCGCGAATATCTTTCCCCCTGCTCCGCTAATTTAGTTCTTAAGTTGGGATCACGTATTAAGCGGATGACATCTTCACCGAGCCGGTTCTCATATCGATAAGAGAGCAAACAGTTTTTCTTGTGATGGGCGTATTCCATATTCCCACCCGAATATACACAGACTAACGCTGCTCCACAACGCATGGCCTCAAGTCCCGGTAAAGAACCTGTATCAAAAATACTTGAGCTAACAAAAATATCCGCACCGTTATAGTGATAGCAGAGCTCCTCATCATTTGCTGGCGTAAAGAACCGATATTTGCCAGTAGCTTTCATTCTTTGGAGAATTTCTGAGGTGTTGAACTCGTCAGGCGGACTGATGAAGTTAATATTTACATCGGGATATTGGCTTTTTACGTAATCCAGCTGTTCTATAAGGTAATCTTGCTCGCGGTGCCAGGAGAAACCGCGTTCTGTTTTTCTTAATATAGCTGTTATGTTTAAAGGCTCTTGAAGACTGTGACGGATATTCATATTTTTAAAAGAGGAGCTAATGCCAATGGGCACGATACTGCCGGTGATGCCATGATTTAAAAAGATCAGCTCCTGCTGCCAACGTGATAAAACGATTAGATGCTCAGTGATGTGATAGGAGGGGAAGGAGCGTCCGTTATCCGGTAAAAAAGGAGGCTCATAACATAAAGATAAACGTACATGAACCCCTTTTCCTTGTTTGCTTGCTGCTTGGGCGATGGGGACAGTTGTATAATAATTAGAAACAATGACGTCTCCGGGAGGAAAGTCATGCTCGTGAATATTCATATGTGAGGAGCGGATTACGTTTGCGCGCACATCATAAGAAATAGCGCCATCCACAGGCAAGAGGAGGTTGACCTGATGGCCCAAATCTGTCAGCCCATTGGTGAGCTCTACCAGCATACGTTGTGCTCCGCCATGAGATAAGGTCAGAATAGGGAATGTGAATCTCATTGATAATCCCGTCCCTTCCAAGTTAGAGCTGTAATAGTGAAACAATATGATTCAATCGTTATGTTTCTTATTTTATTCAGCTCCTATAGAAAAGTACCATTTAACAAGTTTACAAACAAAAGTAGAAGGAAGAGGGATTAGTATGAGTGAAATCATTATCGAATGTATGAGAAGGCTCGATCAATCCTTGGGGTATGTGGAGCAAATTTTTGACCAGAGGCGGTTATTCATCACAGGAATTATTGCAGTATATGCTGAAGGTCAGGGAAGAAAGCCGTGCGGTGGTGGGCAATTTGACGAAGGCTGATCTAGAACGGGAGGTCACCATTAGTTTCCCTGAGGGGGCTGGAATGGAGAATTATACTTGGAGTATTCAAAAGATTATGATCGGAGCGGTAGAACATTATTCCTATCATACAGGTCAAATCGTATATGCCTCCAAATTGCTGCAGGCAGAGGATGATCATCTGCTCAATAACTGGAAACACTATTTTTGAGCATAGATAAAGCTGGGATAGATGCGCAGCTGCTGCTAACACCTATCCTCAGAAGTGGGTTTTTATTGTGTTATAGGAGCAAGCTTCTTCAGTAAAGCAACGGTATCATTAACCTCCAGATCCTTGATATCTTCTAATGACACATCGATCATTGGCTTATATTCTTGGAGTTTGCGCAGGAAAGCTTCGGTATGGAATAATCCGCTGCCTGCTTTGCCGTGGTATGCTTTTTCACCATCTTGATAGATATCTTTTAAATGCGCCAGAATGATACGGTCGCCGAATAATCTGAAGGAATCATCGACAATTTGATCCTGCAAATGCGCAGCCGTGCTAATAAAATTACAAGGGTCCAATACAACACCTATACAGCTTGATGGGACTTCATCTAAGATGCGGCGCATCTTGTCTGGTGTAGAAAGTGTATGTGTGCAGACCCCCTCTAGTCCTAGAAAAACGCCCCATTTTTCAGCTTCCTCTGCAAGTTCTTCTATAGTTGCCCTTAACGTATCCCAGCCGATAGCTTCGTAATGGACCGGATCTTGTGCTTGAAAAGTAGTCAGCGCACCGGTCTCTGTTGCCACCATAGGTGCGCCGAATTGGCGGGCATAACGAAGATGCTCTTTAAAACGATTGATCTCAGCTCTCCGGATGACAGGATCCGGATGAACAGGGTTGATGTAACAGCCCAAAACACCGATGCGTATTCCTGCTTTATCAAATTGTTCGCCAATATAGCTGGCAAGACCTGGACTTAGTTTACCGGTAGAAGTGTCGATGTCCTGAATGGCTTTGGATAATGCAAGCTGAACAAAATCGATATCATAATTCTGAAGGGTTGCAGTTAACGACTTGAGCGGCAGGCAGCCAAATGTGTGGGCTAGAGTTCCGTATCTGATGGGTAACCTCTCCTTTAATAGAGTAAGTATGAGTAATAACCTTCATAATAGTAACGCTTTCATAAGGATGCAAGTGATGTATCATTATCGCCGGTCAGGAAATTGATGATTTCAGTGTTGACTCTATCCGGTTGCTCATGATTAATGCCGTGTCCCGCACGGGGGATGACTTGGTAATGAAACTTTCCGTCCTCTAAAATATCTATGAAATCCTTTGATTGTTTTAATGCGTGTTCTCCTACTAAAAAATAGAGCTTATCTCTGACGGCAACTGCGGCGTTTCTATCGTATTTTTGAAGCTTATGAACAAACATAGCTTGTTGATTATGAGTGCGCATTAAAAGGATTAGATGAGCAGCTACTTCTGGGTGATTGTCAAATAAAGGGGAGTCAGGCGCACTTAACTTCTTCAGCACTTTCAGTAAATTGCGATCCGTGGGAACCAGAATCTCTGGGAACATCATCATTAGCGTTTGCAGCATGGCTTTGATTGGTGTGGTGACCATTCCGCCTTCCAAACAAATCACACGGTTCACTTTGTCCGGTTGCTTGGTCGCATAATTAAAAGCAATATAGGCGCCATTTGACACCCCTGCAATATTAAAGATGTCAATGCTCAGATGTTTGGCTATTTCATTAATCCATTCCACCTGCTCAAACTTTTGTTTATTAAAGTACGCATTAGGAATGCTTTTTCCGGGTCCGCCCAGAGTATCAATAGCGATGCAGTAAAAATGCCGCGATAATTCCTCGATGTTAAGGAGCCACATGACCGCCGAGTTATCACCAACGCCATGAAATAGAAATAAGGGGGGATTACTCTTTTGCCCGGTAAGGATACAATGCGTCAGCCCATATGTGGTTGGGAGATCGAGTTCTTCAAGAGGAACAGGCCACTGATCAACTAGCTGTTGGTAGGACTGCCACACTTGTTCTTGCGCCTTGGCATTCTTAAAGCTATTCACCATCACAAACCTCCTTAGTGAAAAATACAACATCTGTATCTTATTCCAATAAGTATACTACGAGAGTGCGGAAGGAGGGGCGAGAAATAGAAACATTCCTGTGAAAAGTGGGGGAGCAGAAGGTGATTAGAGGGTGAGTAGATGGTGATTAGATTAGATAGATTAGATAGATTAGATAGATTAGATTAGATTAGATAGATTAGTTTAGATACCTGTTGCTTGATCACCTAGTAGTCACAAGGAGCCAGATAAGTGTATTTCATACAACTAAATTGCTACTTTACTC
It contains:
- a CDS encoding glycoside hydrolase family 43 protein, translated to MAKKGRQGYRLLLLSFLMLFTTVFSGGSQAYAATWNLTGDTNVHDPSYIKEGNTHWVFSTGSGLQVMFSNDGTNYIRSLPIYTSKPSWWSSYVPNQEGLDVWAPEIFYYNGTYYLYYSISTFGSRVSAIGLVTTKSISGGKWTDQGVVISSNDASNYNAIDPNITADANGNLWMTFGSWSNGIYITSINKTTMKPTGNSYRIATKSGGIEGSSMVYNPNTGYYYLFVSIGQCCSGVNSTYKIAVGRSTSVLGPFYAKDGTDMKNGGATVIDSGNSFWAGPGGQDIYGTNVIVRHAYSVAENGAPKLLISDLEWDSAGWPYYN
- a CDS encoding glycosyltransferase family 4 protein, whose protein sequence is MRFTFPILTLSHGGAQRMLVELTNGLTDLGHQVNLLLPVDGAISYDVRANVIRSSHMNIHEHDFPPGDVIVSNYYTTVPIAQAASKQGKGVHVRLSLCYEPPFLPDNGRSFPSYHITEHLIVLSRWQQELIFLNHGITGSIVPIGISSSFKNMNIRHSLQEPLNITAILRKTERGFSWHREQDYLIEQLDYVKSQYPDVNINFISPPDEFNTSEILQRMKATGKYRFFTPANDEELCYHYNGADIFVSSSIFDTGSLPGLEAMRCGAALVCVYSGGNMEYAHHKKNCLLSYRYENRLGEDVIRLIRDPNLRTKLAEQGERYSRKWTWENSVRLFEQAITDLL
- a CDS encoding glycoside hydrolase family 31 protein, with translation MGNTMKEPTPLATQLKLRSEPGSNADAIIQGECYRFTVLTPELIRMEYSEEGYFEDRASQTVVNRNFPVPEFRVMDLGNKLELITERLHLTYDKQPFSRHGLNVRVRNEAGHLMSVWNYGDTVQDLGGTARTLDNADGAIPLEHGLLSRAGYTLVDDSTSLVLEEDGRVELRAMAGLDVYFFGYGHDYLHCLKDFYHLCGRTPLLPRYALGNWWSRYYRYSEEEYKALMERFELERIPFSVAVIDMDWHLVDIDPQYGSGWTGYTWNRELFPEPQRFLAWLHEKGLRVTLNVHPADGVRAFEDPYLAIAAEMGMDPEKGDAVEFDITDPNFLRAYFKFLHHPLENEGVDFWWIDWQQGGVTKVPGLDPLWMLNHYHYLDSGRRGNRQITFSRYAGLGSHRYPVGFSGDTIVTWESLDFQPYFTANAANVGYGWWSHDIGGHMNGYLDDELAMRWVQFGVFSPILRLHSSASAFNSKEPWRFNKIAEDVMKDCLRLRHSLLPYLYTMNRYASRDSLPLIRPMYYHHALSNEAYEVPNEYYFGTELIACPITQPVNPKVGVAEFKAWLPEGIWIDFFNGRVYDGGRKLSLYRNLENIPVLAKAGAIVPMADLTQYTSSVDNPGHMEVRVFAGGRGHFHLWEDEGDTAEDQDDQWCDTEMILEMGDRASFKILSAKGNTKVVPERRSWKLSFVGFADTKVQVFAGGTEIEANMDYDEATHTLTIMISDQAVEHSLEVTFTNARIAVNSVDDEVFSLLNRAQILFQLKEQIYHVVKAAVTPMAALASLASLDLEHTLYGALCEILSARL
- a CDS encoding alpha/beta fold hydrolase, coding for MVNSFKNAKAQEQVWQSYQQLVDQWPVPLEELDLPTTYGLTHCILTGQKSNPPLFLFHGVGDNSAVMWLLNIEELSRHFYCIAIDTLGGPGKSIPNAYFNKQKFEQVEWINEIAKHLSIDIFNIAGVSNGAYIAFNYATKQPDKVNRVICLEGGMVTTPIKAMLQTLMMMFPEILVPTDRNLLKVLKKLSAPDSPLFDNHPEVAAHLILLMRTHNQQAMFVHKLQKYDRNAAVAVRDKLYFLVGEHALKQSKDFIDILEDGKFHYQVIPRAGHGINHEQPDRVNTEIINFLTGDNDTSLASL
- a CDS encoding glycoside hydrolase family 30 protein, translating into MSKTIRVIQTAKETTDRLTEKDPLIFLPDTSGVESELINIYDDLEYQEIEGFGGALTESSAVTIAKLSAAKQKEIIDAYFHPEHGIGYTLCRSHIQSCDFSLGNYAYVEEGDAELRSFDISRDHESVIPLIKNAAAAVGEDFRLFSSPWSPPAFMKTNGQMNGGGALKPEYRKAWANMFVKYIEAYTAEGIDIWAVSVQNEAKAVQRWDSCLYTAEEEKDFVRDYLGPALEQAGLGHVKVMIWDHNKERVYDRAKVAFEDQAASKYIWGICFHWYSGDHFEALSAVHDRFPDKKLFFSEGCQEGGVHLGSWNTGERYGHDIIGNLNNWMSSWTDWNIVLDEQGGPNHVGNYCDAPIIGDTKNDEITFESSFYYIGHFSKYIRPGAKRIGFSKYTDKLETTAFRNPDGTIAVIVMNRTEQELPFTLRFHDELAENMIPAHAIQTLLIK
- a CDS encoding sugar phosphate isomerase/epimerase family protein, whose protein sequence is MLTLLKERLPIRYGTLAHTFGCLPLKSLTATLQNYDIDFVQLALSKAIQDIDTSTGKLSPGLASYIGEQFDKAGIRIGVLGCYINPVHPDPVIRRAEINRFKEHLRYARQFGAPMVATETGALTTFQAQDPVHYEAIGWDTLRATIEELAEEAEKWGVFLGLEGVCTHTLSTPDKMRRILDEVPSSCIGVVLDPCNFISTAAHLQDQIVDDSFRLFGDRIILAHLKDIYQDGEKAYHGKAGSGLFHTEAFLRKLQEYKPMIDVSLEDIKDLEVNDTVALLKKLAPITQ
- a CDS encoding DinB family protein; translated protein: MWSKFLTRGGYSSQELLQYMLKVREESRAVVGNLTKADLEREVTISFPEGAGMENYTWSIQKIMIGAVEHYSYHTGQIVYASKLLQAEDDHLLNNWKHYF
- a CDS encoding AraC family transcriptional regulator codes for the protein METNSVQISLCGFIRHTQPFRQLYRSGLDTYIIRLQAEGECEVLIDGEMTAVVPGDLLLFKPYDIYDLRIGEKKSPLGHSVDYFVMCTGEWVDHWWNLRERPKKVRIADDGKLQSIWQQLDLENRRLDGGSPEILEALFKALCLLLDRAMEEAPASSSASLLHGLKMKSYVEEHATSEIRLKDVAAHAGISVTRAVHLFKIQFGYSIMQYAGQIRLAMALRLMDNTNYTLERIAEETGFGSYTYFHRVFRERYGVSPGIYRKRE